From a single Collibacillus ludicampi genomic region:
- a CDS encoding 4-hydroxyphenylacetate 3-hydroxylase family protein, whose product MGIRTGAQYINGLKSRQPEIWLSGRKVTNVCDEIVFRQPIREIAKLYDMQHDPEYQDKITHICDETGERVNNAFLIPKTHEDLQARRALFEAYAKATFGLMGRTPDFLNVVLTSLFSNASFLEKYNPQWAENVRAYYRYIRDNDLFLTHAIINPQNDRSKSSHEQQDLFTHLGAVKETPQGLIVRGAKMIATLAPITDEVIIYSFPGFKPGDERYALAFAIPIDTPGLRILCREPMQDGTRSLFDHPLASRFEEMDAVLVFHDVLVPWDRVFLYNNVEAANLLYPKTGIAQQPAHQTGVRGLIKLQFATEVAVRLADSIGVDVYLNVQNDLGELIQSVESIRALLRIAELECDVLPSGEIMPGWVPLETIRGLLPKMYPRAVEVLQIIGAGGLLMSPTGADFANPELAEDMEKYFAGRLGVSGKERVRMFKLAWDLCGEAFGQRLLQYERYYTGDPIRKRAIFFNNYKRVRSFDMVDDALSVPDLGDDKMGAFDIKEPVVKS is encoded by the coding sequence ACATGCAGCACGATCCGGAGTACCAGGACAAGATTACGCACATCTGTGATGAAACCGGTGAACGGGTGAACAATGCGTTTCTGATCCCGAAAACCCACGAGGATCTGCAGGCGCGCCGGGCGTTGTTTGAAGCGTATGCCAAAGCCACGTTCGGTTTGATGGGCAGAACCCCGGATTTTCTCAATGTTGTGCTTACGTCGCTGTTCAGCAACGCTTCCTTCTTGGAAAAATACAATCCGCAGTGGGCGGAAAATGTCCGCGCGTACTATCGGTACATTCGCGACAACGACTTGTTTTTGACACACGCTATCATCAATCCGCAGAATGACCGCAGCAAATCATCGCATGAACAGCAGGATCTCTTTACCCATCTGGGCGCAGTCAAGGAGACGCCGCAAGGACTGATTGTCAGAGGCGCGAAAATGATCGCCACCCTGGCACCGATCACGGATGAAGTGATCATCTACTCGTTCCCGGGGTTCAAACCCGGCGATGAGCGCTATGCGCTTGCGTTTGCCATTCCCATTGATACGCCGGGATTGCGGATTCTCTGTCGCGAACCGATGCAGGACGGAACCCGTTCGCTGTTTGATCATCCGTTGGCGTCCCGTTTTGAAGAAATGGATGCGGTGCTGGTCTTTCACGATGTATTGGTGCCGTGGGATCGTGTATTTCTGTACAACAACGTGGAAGCGGCCAACCTGCTGTATCCGAAAACCGGAATCGCGCAGCAGCCGGCTCATCAGACCGGTGTACGCGGGTTGATCAAACTGCAATTTGCCACGGAAGTAGCGGTCCGCTTGGCCGACTCCATCGGGGTGGATGTCTACTTAAATGTCCAGAACGACTTGGGAGAGTTGATCCAGTCAGTGGAATCGATCAGGGCGCTGTTGCGGATTGCCGAACTCGAGTGTGATGTTTTGCCGTCCGGAGAAATCATGCCGGGATGGGTGCCGCTGGAAACCATTCGCGGACTGTTGCCAAAGATGTATCCGCGCGCCGTGGAAGTGCTTCAAATCATCGGGGCTGGGGGACTGCTGATGTCACCGACAGGAGCCGATTTTGCCAATCCAGAATTGGCGGAAGATATGGAGAAGTATTTTGCCGGTCGATTGGGTGTCTCCGGAAAGGAACGCGTCCGTATGTTCAAGTTGGCTTGGGATTTGTGCGGAGAAGCATTCGGCCAGCGGCTTCTTCAATACGAACGGTACTATACCGGCGATCCGATCCGCAAGCGGGCGATCTTTTTCAACAATTACAAACGGGTGCGCTCGTTTGACATGGTCGATGACGCGCTGAGCGTGCCTGATCTCGGCGATGACAAGATGGGCGCGTTTGATATCAAGGAGCCGGTCGTGAAATCGTGA
- a CDS encoding 3-hydroxyanthranilate 3,4-dioxygenase — translation MSATSTFVPINLWKFIEENKDQLKPPVNNKVIWKDAELLVMLLGGPNKRRDFHVDPSEEIFYQLKGDCFVEIINQEGKREVITVREGEIFLLPPNVPHSPHRVADSIGIVIERNRDQGELEDFVWFCDQCDHEMHRVTVQLTNIEMQVKQAIEGFNDSLDLRTCKHCGYVMPPEASEWKCE, via the coding sequence ATGAGCGCCACGAGCACTTTCGTACCGATCAATTTGTGGAAATTTATCGAAGAAAACAAGGATCAGCTGAAACCTCCGGTGAACAACAAGGTTATTTGGAAAGACGCGGAGCTGCTGGTGATGCTTCTGGGCGGACCGAACAAACGGCGCGACTTTCACGTCGATCCCTCGGAAGAAATTTTCTATCAACTGAAGGGTGATTGTTTCGTCGAGATCATCAATCAGGAAGGCAAGCGCGAAGTGATCACTGTGAGGGAAGGAGAAATATTCCTGCTCCCGCCCAATGTTCCGCACTCGCCGCACAGGGTAGCCGATTCCATCGGTATTGTCATTGAGCGCAACAGGGATCAGGGAGAGCTGGAGGACTTTGTCTGGTTTTGCGATCAATGTGACCATGAAATGCACCGCGTTACCGTTCAGTTAACCAATATCGAAATGCAGGTAAAGCAAGCGATCGAAGGATTTAACGACAGTCTGGATCTGCGGACATGCAAACATTGCGGGTACGTCATGCCCCCGGAAGCGAGCGAATGGAAATGCGAGTAG
- a CDS encoding amidohydrolase family protein: protein MEMRVDFHTHIIPEDIPNFAEKFKGERWPVLHRTCVCGANIMVGGKVFREVTDQVWDPAKRLQDMEREKVDIQVLSPIPVTFSYWAPAEEAEVMARIQNDFIAETVKQHPERFIGLGTVPLQNSEIAIREMDRCVHELGLKGIEIGTHVNGNNLDAPDFLEFFGMCEKWDVPLFVHPWETLGRERMPRHNLMYTVGMPSETALAAASLILGGVIEKFPRLRICFAHGGGAFPFILPRLDQGWRVWPHLRMIEQPPSYYAKNFYFDSLVYDPANIQYMIDRFGHERILMGSDYPFLLREIPPGEVIDKTLTITEEQKRAMLGENALRFLNITR from the coding sequence ATGGAAATGCGAGTAGATTTTCATACCCATATCATCCCGGAAGATATACCGAATTTCGCCGAAAAATTCAAGGGGGAGCGTTGGCCTGTTCTTCACCGCACATGTGTATGCGGCGCCAATATCATGGTGGGGGGGAAGGTGTTCCGCGAAGTAACCGACCAGGTGTGGGATCCTGCGAAGCGGCTCCAGGATATGGAGCGGGAAAAGGTGGACATCCAGGTGCTGTCTCCGATTCCTGTCACGTTTTCCTATTGGGCGCCCGCTGAAGAAGCGGAAGTGATGGCCCGCATCCAAAACGATTTCATCGCGGAAACCGTGAAACAACATCCCGAGCGGTTTATCGGCCTTGGAACGGTTCCCCTTCAGAACTCGGAAATCGCCATCCGCGAAATGGATCGCTGCGTGCACGAACTGGGTCTGAAAGGGATTGAAATCGGTACCCATGTAAACGGAAACAATTTGGATGCCCCTGATTTCTTGGAATTTTTCGGGATGTGCGAGAAGTGGGATGTGCCGCTGTTTGTCCACCCATGGGAGACGCTGGGCAGAGAGAGGATGCCTCGCCACAATCTCATGTATACCGTGGGGATGCCGAGCGAAACGGCTCTCGCTGCGGCAAGCTTGATCCTTGGCGGTGTGATCGAGAAATTCCCCCGTCTGCGGATTTGTTTTGCGCACGGCGGGGGGGCATTCCCTTTCATTCTTCCCCGGTTGGATCAGGGCTGGAGGGTATGGCCTCATCTCCGTATGATTGAACAACCGCCCAGCTATTACGCGAAGAATTTTTATTTTGATTCATTGGTCTATGACCCGGCGAACATCCAGTACATGATTGACCGCTTTGGTCATGAGCGGATCCTGATGGGGTCTGATTACCCGTTCCTGCTGAGGGAAATTCCCCCGGGCGAGGTCATTGACAAGACGTTGACGATTACGGAAGAACAAAAGCGGGCGATGCTTGGGGAAAACGCTCTTCGCTTCCTGAATATAACTAGGTGA
- a CDS encoding RidA family protein, whose translation MTTHAATPEQRLQELGLTLPAPRQAAGNYVGGVRTGNLLFLSGQGTDEYRGKLGEDVTVEVGYQAARQCMLNLLTVVKQEIGDLCKVKRIVKLLGFVNSAPDFTDQPKVMNGASDLLVQIFGEKGKHARSAVGMAQLPHNNAVEVEMIVEIEE comes from the coding sequence ATGACGACACATGCGGCGACACCCGAACAACGATTGCAGGAACTGGGCCTGACGCTGCCTGCACCGCGGCAGGCGGCGGGAAATTACGTGGGCGGCGTTCGCACCGGTAATCTCTTGTTTTTGTCTGGTCAAGGGACGGATGAGTACCGCGGCAAACTGGGAGAAGACGTTACGGTGGAAGTAGGCTATCAAGCGGCAAGACAGTGCATGCTGAATCTCTTGACGGTCGTCAAACAGGAGATTGGAGATCTGTGTAAAGTGAAACGGATTGTGAAACTCCTGGGCTTTGTCAACAGCGCACCTGATTTTACGGATCAACCCAAGGTGATGAACGGCGCGTCCGATTTGTTGGTGCAGATTTTCGGAGAGAAAGGAAAGCACGCGCGTTCTGCGGTAGGCATGGCGCAGCTTCCGCACAACAACGCGGTCGAAGTTGAAATGATCGTGGAAATTGAGGAGTAG
- a CDS encoding aldehyde dehydrogenase, with product MIETAQEKRKIKNAKLFINGEYTDAISGETFDTINPANNCRLASVANAGEEDVNKAIEVAQNTFESGVWSRMPVEERAKILCKMSDLVMERVDELALIETLDVGKPITESRGFDIPRAALNLRFFAEMAKYLIHENYEMREFMSYTKYAPAGVTSLIIPWNLPFMQMTWKASAALAAGNTVVVKPASYTPLSAVMLGEIANEAGLPPGVLNIVTGPGGTVGTAMTTHPYVRRISFVGETTTGKTVMKNAASKLIPVSLELGGKSANIVFEDADLDEAVKGSIEAIYRNQGEICLAGSRLLVQESIYDRFLDKFVKAVQQIKVGDPLDPETEMGALVSRSHLQTVDDYVQIGLEEGAKLAYGGKQITSLGDGNFYEPTVFYDVDNKMRVAQEEIFGPVVVVIPFKSEEEAIRIANDSIYGLAGVVWTNDLRRAHRVADQVQSGLLWINCWYVRDLRTPFGGVKASGIGREGGRHSFEFYTETKTVTMKL from the coding sequence GTGATTGAGACAGCACAAGAAAAAAGAAAGATAAAAAACGCCAAGCTGTTTATCAACGGAGAATACACCGACGCTATCTCCGGCGAAACGTTCGATACGATCAATCCTGCGAACAATTGCAGGCTGGCCTCGGTGGCCAATGCTGGCGAGGAAGATGTGAATAAGGCAATCGAAGTGGCGCAGAACACTTTCGAAAGCGGAGTCTGGAGCCGCATGCCTGTCGAAGAACGGGCGAAGATTCTCTGCAAGATGTCCGATCTCGTCATGGAACGGGTGGATGAATTGGCCTTGATAGAAACGCTCGATGTAGGCAAGCCGATCACGGAGAGCCGCGGCTTTGATATTCCGAGAGCCGCCTTGAACTTGCGCTTTTTTGCCGAGATGGCCAAATACCTGATTCATGAAAACTACGAGATGCGCGAGTTCATGTCATACACGAAATACGCGCCCGCAGGGGTGACCAGCCTGATTATTCCGTGGAATCTGCCGTTTATGCAGATGACCTGGAAAGCTTCTGCGGCCTTGGCAGCCGGCAATACCGTGGTGGTGAAGCCTGCCTCCTATACCCCTTTAAGCGCCGTGATGCTGGGGGAAATCGCCAATGAGGCGGGCTTGCCTCCGGGAGTTTTGAACATCGTGACCGGCCCGGGAGGAACCGTCGGCACGGCGATGACCACGCATCCTTACGTGCGTAGGATTTCTTTTGTCGGTGAGACGACGACAGGCAAGACGGTCATGAAAAATGCCGCTTCCAAGCTGATCCCGGTCTCTCTCGAATTGGGAGGAAAGTCGGCAAACATCGTGTTTGAAGACGCCGATCTCGATGAAGCGGTGAAAGGGTCTATCGAAGCGATTTACCGCAACCAGGGAGAAATCTGCTTGGCCGGTTCACGGCTGCTGGTACAGGAAAGCATTTACGATCGATTCCTCGACAAATTTGTGAAGGCGGTGCAGCAGATCAAAGTGGGCGATCCGTTGGATCCGGAAACAGAGATGGGGGCGCTCGTTTCGCGAAGCCACCTGCAAACGGTCGATGACTACGTGCAAATCGGCCTGGAAGAAGGCGCCAAGCTTGCTTACGGCGGAAAACAAATCACCAGTCTGGGTGACGGAAATTTCTATGAGCCAACTGTCTTTTATGACGTAGACAACAAAATGAGGGTGGCCCAGGAGGAAATTTTCGGCCCGGTCGTCGTCGTCATCCCATTCAAATCGGAAGAAGAAGCGATTCGCATTGCCAATGACTCGATCTACGGATTGGCCGGTGTCGTCTGGACGAATGACTTGAGACGTGCCCACCGCGTGGCCGATCAGGTGCAGTCGGGCCTGTTGTGGATCAACTGCTGGTATGTACGCGACCTGCGCACGCCGTTCGGCGGGGTAAAAGCGAGCGGCATCGGTCGTGAAGGCGGGCGTCACAGCTTCGAATTCTATACGGAAACAAAGACCGTTACCATGAAATTATGA
- a CDS encoding 2-keto-4-pentenoate hydratase has protein sequence MDLAKITRFTDLLEEAERSGRGVEPLTALDPHLSTEEAYRVQLNTIERKVKAGDVVVGKKIGLTSLAMQTLLGVDQPDYGHLLAGMAIENGGEIPFRRVIQPKVEGEIAFVLKSDLQGPRVTAFDVLQATDYLLPALEIVDSRIADWKIRLQDTIADNASSGLYVLGGRPIKPDQIDLSLAGMALYKNGELVNTGVGAAASGNPANCVAWLANKLFEFGITLKAGEVILSGALSAAVNAAPGDYFSVRIAHLGEVGVRFHV, from the coding sequence TTGGATTTGGCAAAAATCACGAGATTTACCGACCTTTTGGAGGAGGCGGAACGAAGCGGCCGCGGGGTAGAGCCGTTAACGGCCCTGGATCCGCATCTTTCGACAGAAGAAGCGTACCGCGTGCAATTGAACACGATTGAGCGAAAAGTGAAGGCGGGCGACGTCGTTGTCGGAAAGAAAATCGGGTTAACCTCGTTAGCCATGCAAACATTGCTCGGGGTCGACCAGCCTGATTACGGTCATTTACTCGCGGGCATGGCCATTGAAAACGGAGGGGAAATTCCGTTTCGGCGCGTGATCCAGCCCAAGGTGGAAGGGGAAATTGCATTCGTGTTAAAAAGCGATCTGCAGGGGCCGCGCGTTACCGCGTTTGACGTACTGCAGGCGACCGATTATCTCCTCCCTGCTCTGGAGATTGTGGACAGCCGGATCGCGGATTGGAAGATCAGGTTGCAGGATACAATCGCAGACAATGCATCCTCCGGTTTGTATGTGCTGGGTGGACGCCCAATTAAACCGGATCAAATCGATCTCTCATTGGCTGGTATGGCCCTTTATAAAAACGGCGAGTTGGTCAATACCGGTGTGGGTGCAGCAGCGTCGGGCAACCCCGCAAACTGCGTGGCATGGCTGGCCAACAAACTGTTTGAGTTTGGGATTACGCTAAAAGCAGGTGAAGTGATACTGTCCGGCGCCCTCTCCGCGGCCGTCAATGCGGCCCCCGGTGACTATTTCAGCGTGCGAATCGCCCATCTCGGGGAAGTAGGAGTGAGATTTCATGTCTAA
- a CDS encoding acetaldehyde dehydrogenase (acetylating) — protein MSKVKVAILGSGNIGTDLMMKLGRSSLLELTAMIGIDPDSEGLRLAKQHGYEVFDGGLKQFLEHGTELADIVFDATSAKAHIRHAKVLREAGMIAIDLTPAAVGPYVVPAVNLGSHLNERNINLITCGGQATIPIVHAINRVSPVSYAEIVATISSKSAGPGTRANIDEFTETTAHGIEAIGGAKKGKAIIILNPAEPPILMRNTVYALVGEEALDEQAIAASVEQTVGYIQSYVPGYRLRTEPIFDGNKVTVFLEVEGAGDYLPKYSGNLDIMTATAVKVAEEFAAHHVSAASV, from the coding sequence ATGTCTAAAGTAAAGGTTGCCATTCTTGGCTCCGGGAATATCGGCACCGATTTGATGATGAAGCTGGGCAGGTCAAGCCTGTTGGAGCTTACTGCGATGATCGGAATTGATCCAGACTCGGAGGGACTGCGCCTGGCGAAGCAGCACGGTTATGAAGTGTTCGACGGCGGACTGAAGCAGTTTTTGGAACACGGCACGGAACTTGCCGATATCGTTTTTGACGCCACGTCTGCGAAAGCGCATATTCGTCACGCCAAGGTCCTCCGGGAAGCGGGCATGATTGCCATCGACCTTACACCGGCAGCAGTCGGCCCATATGTCGTTCCGGCAGTCAATCTCGGTTCTCACCTGAATGAAAGAAACATCAATTTGATAACGTGCGGAGGACAGGCGACGATTCCGATCGTTCATGCGATCAACCGCGTGAGTCCAGTCAGCTACGCTGAGATTGTCGCCACTATTTCCAGCAAAAGCGCCGGTCCGGGCACCCGCGCCAACATCGACGAATTTACGGAAACCACCGCTCACGGCATCGAAGCAATTGGCGGAGCGAAGAAAGGAAAGGCCATCATCATCCTCAACCCTGCAGAGCCGCCGATTTTGATGAGGAATACGGTGTATGCTCTGGTTGGCGAAGAAGCATTGGATGAACAAGCCATCGCTGCATCCGTTGAGCAGACCGTAGGCTATATTCAATCGTACGTACCCGGGTATCGCCTCCGTACAGAGCCTATTTTCGACGGCAACAAAGTCACCGTCTTTTTGGAAGTGGAAGGGGCCGGCGATTACCTGCCTAAATACTCCGGCAATTTGGACATCATGACAGCGACAGCGGTCAAAGTGGCGGAGGAATTTGCCGCCCACCACGTGAGCGCAGCATCCGTCTGA
- the dmpG gene encoding 4-hydroxy-2-oxovalerate aldolase, which translates to MSAKRDIFITEVALRDGSHAINHQFSVEQVVHVARALDQANVPFIEVSHGDGLSGSSLQYGLSHANEMELIEVAVAVCEQATVGVLLLPGIGTIKDLNAAAKLGVGFARIATHVTEADISAQHMARSKELGLFTVGFLMMSHMAPLEKLVEQAKLMESYGADAVYVVDSAGALLPHEVAERIRALKQSIGVEIGFHAHNNLSLAMANTLAAIQEGATRIDGSVRCLGAGAGNTQTEVLVAVLERMGIETGIDLYKMMDLAEEVVAPIIQVPQEITRDSLVLGYAGVYSSFRLHAERAAKKFGIDSRDILIELGKRKAVGGQEDMIIDVAAEIAKRNMTAGMR; encoded by the coding sequence ATGAGTGCGAAACGGGATATTTTCATCACGGAAGTGGCGCTTCGCGACGGCAGCCATGCGATCAATCATCAATTTTCCGTGGAACAGGTGGTTCATGTGGCTCGCGCTTTGGACCAGGCGAATGTTCCTTTCATCGAAGTTTCCCATGGAGACGGCCTTTCCGGTTCTTCTTTGCAGTATGGACTGTCTCACGCGAATGAGATGGAACTGATCGAGGTGGCAGTCGCAGTCTGCGAACAGGCGACGGTAGGTGTGCTCCTCTTGCCGGGAATCGGCACGATCAAGGATCTGAATGCCGCTGCGAAACTGGGTGTCGGTTTTGCGCGGATTGCGACGCACGTGACCGAAGCCGATATTTCCGCTCAGCACATGGCCCGCTCAAAAGAACTTGGCCTCTTCACTGTCGGATTTTTGATGATGTCTCATATGGCACCTCTGGAGAAGCTGGTCGAGCAAGCGAAACTCATGGAGAGCTACGGAGCCGATGCGGTGTATGTCGTCGATTCGGCCGGCGCATTGCTTCCCCATGAAGTGGCCGAACGAATCAGGGCATTAAAACAAAGTATCGGCGTTGAGATCGGGTTCCACGCGCACAATAATTTGTCGCTCGCGATGGCCAACACGCTGGCGGCGATTCAGGAAGGGGCAACGCGAATCGACGGCAGTGTCCGCTGTTTGGGCGCCGGCGCGGGCAACACGCAAACGGAAGTGTTGGTCGCCGTGTTGGAACGGATGGGCATCGAAACCGGAATTGATCTCTATAAAATGATGGATCTGGCGGAAGAGGTCGTTGCGCCCATTATTCAGGTGCCTCAAGAGATCACCCGTGACAGCCTAGTTCTCGGATATGCAGGCGTCTATTCCAGCTTCCGGCTGCATGCCGAGCGTGCCGCGAAAAAGTTCGGGATCGATTCCCGCGATATCCTGATTGAGCTTGGGAAGCGAAAGGCGGTAGGCGGTCAAGAAGATATGATTATCGATGTCGCCGCGGAAATCGCCAAGAGAAACATGACTGCGGGAATGCGATAA
- a CDS encoding 2-keto-4-pentenoate hydratase, translating to MLAEHSYRSLAQLLVDAERNRQEVVKLTDEYPNLSVEDAYRIQDELVAIKREQGHQVIALKMGFTSRAKMKQMNVNEPINGHVFDYMAVDSGALSFRELIHPKVEAEIAFILGKDIEGPGITGAQVLAATKYVVPALEIIDSRYRNFQFTLSDVIADNTSASRVFIGSRLRRPDELELDLLGVTLSINGELRDFGAGAAVLGHPAHSVAMLANMLSRRGRKLHAGQLILTGGITGAQPLAIGDVVLAKWDGLGSIEFTVKE from the coding sequence TTGCTTGCGGAACATTCTTACAGATCATTGGCGCAGTTGTTGGTTGATGCGGAACGCAACCGACAGGAAGTGGTGAAACTTACGGATGAATACCCTAATTTATCGGTAGAGGATGCTTACCGGATCCAGGATGAGCTGGTTGCCATCAAGCGCGAGCAAGGCCATCAGGTGATCGCGCTGAAAATGGGCTTTACCAGTCGGGCCAAAATGAAGCAAATGAACGTAAACGAACCGATCAACGGCCATGTCTTTGATTACATGGCCGTTGACAGCGGCGCCCTTTCTTTCCGTGAATTGATTCATCCGAAAGTGGAAGCGGAAATCGCGTTCATCCTCGGCAAGGATATCGAAGGCCCGGGAATAACCGGCGCTCAAGTGTTGGCCGCCACGAAATACGTCGTTCCCGCTTTGGAGATTATCGACAGCCGTTATCGGAACTTTCAGTTTACCCTTTCCGACGTGATCGCAGACAACACATCCGCTTCTCGGGTGTTTATCGGATCGAGGCTGCGAAGACCGGATGAGCTGGAACTTGATCTTCTCGGAGTCACCCTGTCCATCAACGGAGAATTGAGAGATTTTGGCGCAGGAGCAGCTGTTCTGGGACATCCTGCCCATTCCGTCGCAATGTTGGCCAACATGCTCTCCCGCCGAGGGCGCAAACTTCATGCCGGCCAACTCATATTAACCGGCGGTATCACGGGAGCCCAGCCGCTGGCCATCGGCGATGTCGTTCTTGCCAAATGGGACGGACTCGGTTCCATCGAATTTACCGTCAAGGAATAG